Proteins co-encoded in one Candidatus Pelagibacter sp. RS40 genomic window:
- a CDS encoding thioredoxin family protein, which produces MSLTKTPICDFGKKADDFRLKSTENKIVSLNEIKGEKGALIMFICNHCPYVKAVIKDIAEDCKKLENFGIKSVAICSNDQINYPEDSFENMIIFRKKHNFSFPYLIDDTQNVAKKYEAVCTPDFFGYNENLELQYRGRIRELKELKPVRNGESDLYIAMKQISETGNGPKDQIPSMGCNIKWLNN; this is translated from the coding sequence ATGTCTCTTACAAAAACTCCAATATGTGATTTTGGAAAAAAAGCTGACGACTTTCGTCTAAAATCAACTGAAAACAAAATTGTTTCTTTAAATGAAATAAAAGGTGAAAAAGGTGCTCTCATTATGTTTATTTGTAATCATTGTCCGTATGTAAAGGCAGTCATCAAAGATATTGCTGAAGATTGCAAAAAACTTGAAAATTTTGGAATTAAATCGGTTGCAATATGCTCCAATGATCAAATCAATTATCCAGAGGATTCATTTGAAAATATGATTATATTTAGAAAAAAGCATAATTTTAGTTTTCCATATTTAATCGATGATACGCAAAATGTTGCAAAAAAATATGAAGCTGTGTGTACTCCTGATTTTTTTGGTTATAACGAAAATTTAGAACTTCAATACAGAGGAAGAATAAGAGAATTAAAAGAACTCAAACCTGTAAGAAATGGAGAGAGTGATTTGTATATAGCAATGAAACAAATATCTGAAACAGGCAATGGTCCGAAAGATCAAATACCCAGCATGGGTTGTAATATTAAGTGGTTGAATAATTAA
- a CDS encoding gamma carbonic anhydrase family protein, whose translation MFYDLEDKKPKNSGENWVAPNAVVIGDVTLEKNSSVWFNATLRGDIENILIGEGSNVQDGSVLHTDPGYPLKIGKNVTIGHLVMLHGCTIDDNSLIGIGAVVLNNAKIGKNCIIGSKALITENKEIPDNSLVMGSPGKVVRQVSSEEAKLITKNAERYQDNWKRYSKSIF comes from the coding sequence ATGTTTTACGATTTGGAAGATAAAAAACCGAAAAACTCTGGCGAAAATTGGGTTGCACCTAATGCAGTGGTTATTGGAGATGTTACTTTAGAAAAAAATAGCAGTGTATGGTTCAATGCAACTTTAAGAGGAGATATAGAAAATATCTTGATAGGAGAGGGATCTAATGTTCAAGACGGAAGTGTTCTACATACTGACCCAGGTTATCCACTTAAAATTGGAAAAAATGTAACTATTGGTCATTTAGTTATGCTTCATGGATGTACAATAGATGATAATAGTTTAATTGGGATTGGTGCTGTTGTTCTTAACAATGCAAAAATTGGAAAAAACTGCATCATAGGATCCAAAGCGTTGATAACTGAAAATAAAGAAATTCCAGACAACTCTTTAGTAATGGGATCACCTGGAAAAGTCGTAAGACAAGTTTCATCAGAAGAAGCAAAATTAATTACAAAAAACGCAGAAAGATATCAGGATAATTGGAAGAGATATTCTAAATCGATTTTTTAA
- a CDS encoding pyridoxamine 5'-phosphate oxidase family protein has product MQPAYYEDLAEIQNKYWSMLEDAVTNRGSPFRIPVFMCSHKDDIEGRIVVLRKSDRENNLLQFHTDLRSPKVNILKNNNKASLLFYDKEEKIQLRVKVECEINNQNSVTEASWKKTQHISRRCYLTDSPPGTVSEKPTSGMISKLEDFDYTMEQSEDGYKNFTVIKCYIKSIEWLYLAAKGHRRAKFDFKTNKNSWLVP; this is encoded by the coding sequence ATGCAACCAGCATACTATGAAGACTTAGCAGAAATACAAAATAAGTACTGGTCTATGCTTGAAGATGCAGTAACCAATAGAGGTTCACCTTTTAGAATTCCAGTTTTTATGTGCTCACACAAAGACGATATTGAGGGAAGAATAGTTGTTTTAAGGAAGTCTGACAGAGAAAACAATTTATTGCAATTTCATACTGATTTAAGGTCTCCAAAAGTAAATATACTTAAAAACAATAATAAAGCTTCGTTACTTTTCTATGATAAAGAAGAAAAAATACAATTAAGAGTAAAAGTTGAATGTGAAATAAATAATCAAAATTCAGTGACAGAGGCATCTTGGAAAAAAACCCAACACATTAGTAGAAGATGTTATTTAACTGATAGTCCTCCTGGAACTGTATCCGAAAAACCTACTTCAGGAATGATTTCTAAGTTAGAAGATTTTGATTATACAATGGAACAAAGTGAAGATGGTTATAAAAATTTTACTGTTATCAAATGTTATATAAAATCAATAGAATGGCTATATCTTGCAGCAAAAGGTCATAGAAGAGCTAAATTTGATTTCAAAACAAATAAAAATTCTTGGTTAGTTCCTTAA
- a CDS encoding NAD(P)-dependent oxidoreductase: MTCNVAFIGLGVMGYPMAGYISKGGYNVTVFNRTKSKAEKWIKDYKGKIAETPAEAAKDAEFIFTCVGNDNDLREVTFGENGAFKTIKEGSVYIDNTTASATIAREIYDYAKKNNFGALDAPVSGGQAGAENGALTVMIGGDQSDFEKAEDKIDCYSKKMKLLGKAGSGQLAKMVNQICIAGLVQGLSEGINFGMKAGLNMEDVIEVISKGAAQSWQMENRYKTMIDDKFDFGFAVDWMRKDLKIAMEEAKNNGSLLPVTELVDKYYGDVQEMGGNRWDTSSLIKRFRK; this comes from the coding sequence ATGACGTGTAATGTTGCTTTTATTGGTCTGGGTGTCATGGGTTATCCGATGGCAGGTTATATATCAAAAGGTGGTTATAATGTAACTGTTTTTAATAGAACAAAATCAAAAGCAGAAAAATGGATTAAAGATTACAAGGGTAAAATAGCTGAAACACCAGCTGAAGCTGCAAAGGATGCGGAATTTATTTTTACCTGTGTTGGAAATGATAATGATTTAAGAGAAGTGACCTTTGGTGAGAACGGTGCTTTTAAAACTATAAAAGAAGGATCTGTTTATATTGATAACACAACTGCCTCTGCAACAATTGCAAGAGAAATTTATGATTATGCCAAAAAAAATAATTTTGGTGCATTAGATGCGCCTGTGTCAGGAGGTCAGGCTGGTGCAGAGAATGGTGCACTCACTGTTATGATTGGTGGTGATCAATCTGATTTTGAAAAAGCTGAAGACAAAATTGATTGTTACAGTAAAAAAATGAAGTTACTTGGAAAAGCTGGATCTGGTCAACTTGCTAAGATGGTTAATCAAATTTGTATAGCAGGTTTAGTTCAAGGATTGTCTGAAGGTATAAATTTTGGAATGAAAGCTGGTTTAAATATGGAAGATGTAATTGAAGTTATTTCAAAAGGAGCAGCTCAATCGTGGCAAATGGAGAATAGATATAAAACTATGATTGATGATAAATTTGACTTTGGTTTTGCTGTTGATTGGATGAGAAAAGATTTAAAAATTGCAATGGAAGAAGCTAAAAATAATGGTTCTTTATTACCTGTTACAGAGCTAGTAGATAAATATTATGGCGATGTTCAAGAAATGGGTGGAAATCGTTGGGATACTTCTAGCTTAATAAAAAGATTTAGAAAATAA
- a CDS encoding MFS transporter → MFKSLSLKVIIFGFIFTFFSSFGQSFFIGLFNPSVRDDLNISHGQFGSIYATATLLSSFLFIWVGKKIDDINVFRFAIYVTVLLSFSCFFFSKISSIAFLFIAIFLMRFSGQGMMSHTASTTISRYFTKSRGKALSIGWFGLSVAEFILPVTIIYLLTLYNWQNIWIFISLLVLVFLPIASYFLIKELNLDSRENAENNEVKNKDIKQWARIEVIKDYRFYIISSNLLAMPWIATGVFVYQSFITSSKEWGEYVIAQSFMVYSLLSVITLLISGILIDKFTSRKLLIFMNIPLLLSTFVIIFFDIPFTAFVFLGLIGISNGLANVLGSSTWAELYGVKHIGSIKALTTALMVFSTAFGTALFGVLIDFGFTIEKIAIVSSIYIFSSIVLLFFVRKKLNPEYI, encoded by the coding sequence ATGTTTAAAAGCTTAAGTTTAAAAGTAATTATATTTGGATTTATTTTTACATTTTTTTCAAGTTTTGGACAGAGTTTTTTTATTGGTTTATTTAATCCGAGTGTAAGAGATGATCTAAATATTTCCCACGGACAATTTGGATCAATTTATGCAACCGCAACATTATTAAGTAGTTTTTTATTCATTTGGGTAGGAAAAAAAATTGACGATATTAATGTATTTAGATTTGCAATTTATGTAACAGTTCTTCTATCGTTTTCATGTTTTTTCTTTTCAAAAATTTCATCAATTGCATTTTTATTCATTGCTATATTTTTAATGCGATTTTCAGGTCAAGGGATGATGTCACATACGGCATCAACAACAATCTCAAGATATTTTACTAAATCTAGAGGTAAAGCTTTAAGCATAGGATGGTTTGGTTTATCAGTTGCTGAATTTATTTTACCTGTAACAATAATATATCTTTTAACCTTATATAACTGGCAAAATATTTGGATATTTATTTCATTGTTGGTTTTAGTTTTTCTTCCAATTGCATCTTACTTTTTAATTAAAGAACTAAATTTAGATTCAAGAGAAAATGCTGAAAATAACGAAGTTAAGAATAAAGACATTAAACAATGGGCAAGAATTGAGGTTATTAAGGATTATAGATTTTATATTATAAGTTCAAACTTACTTGCCATGCCATGGATTGCCACTGGTGTTTTTGTTTATCAATCATTTATTACATCTTCCAAGGAATGGGGAGAATACGTTATTGCTCAATCTTTTATGGTTTATTCATTACTGTCAGTAATTACATTATTAATATCAGGTATCCTAATTGATAAGTTTACTAGCAGAAAATTATTAATTTTTATGAATATACCTTTGCTACTTTCAACATTTGTTATTATTTTTTTTGATATTCCATTTACTGCATTTGTATTTTTAGGTTTAATTGGTATTTCAAATGGATTAGCTAACGTTTTAGGCTCATCCACATGGGCTGAGTTATATGGTGTAAAACACATTGGCTCTATAAAGGCTTTAACCACAGCATTGATGGTTTTTTCAACAGCATTTGGAACAGCATTATTTGGTGTATTAATTGATTTTGGTTTTACGATTGAGAAAATTGCAATTGTTTCCTCAATCTATATATTTTCATCAATAGTTTTGCTTTTTTTTGTAAGAAAAAAACTCAATCCTGAATATATCTAA
- the rpoZ gene encoding DNA-directed RNA polymerase subunit omega, translating into MARVTVEDCIDKVESPYELVLVAKERATQLNSGIEPTLERDNDKNTVIALREIAEETIKVPDLTEAAVYKLRKHVEQVDDTGEEDEDIGDDFENLYKGEISKSGVPILPSKRARKIPEKIQVSKDDLEELQNSTEAPTSDPIDTNEESGDASLEEMQEEETLANEQDPNNQE; encoded by the coding sequence ATGGCTAGAGTTACAGTAGAAGATTGTATAGATAAAGTAGAAAGTCCATATGAGTTAGTGCTAGTAGCAAAAGAGAGAGCTACTCAACTAAATTCTGGGATAGAACCTACTTTAGAAAGAGACAATGATAAGAATACAGTTATCGCCTTAAGAGAGATTGCCGAAGAAACAATCAAAGTTCCAGATTTAACTGAAGCTGCAGTATATAAATTAAGAAAACATGTAGAACAAGTTGATGATACAGGAGAAGAAGATGAAGACATAGGTGATGATTTTGAAAATTTATATAAAGGCGAAATATCTAAAAGCGGTGTTCCAATATTACCTTCTAAAAGAGCTAGAAAAATTCCAGAAAAAATTCAAGTATCAAAAGATGATTTAGAAGAATTACAAAATTCAACTGAAGCACCAACTTCAGATCCTATCGATACAAATGAAGAGAGTGGTGATGCTTCTTTAGAGGAAATGCAAGAAGAAGAAACTCTAGCAAACGAGCAAGACCCAAATAATCAAGAATAA
- a CDS encoding glycine betaine ABC transporter substrate-binding protein, translating into MKLSKTISALILSFVLLVGGLTQANAKRLTAAVADWTGGEITCQVAVSMLEEELGYKVKRVVFPSGTGLWEAIAAGEIDFACESWPSYAEADTVMMKGPLIYDGQTMFNYEGDGSVKLLGTTGIIGLSDYYIPRYAAESLGIKTWKDLNKHKDKFATIETGGKGRLIGCPVAGWNCHDQKRLDLLGIDFQADELGTEAAAIAEAVAAYERKEPFLLYLWEPHWFFGAYDMVGVQLPAHKTCDSFTEANNWKDCGTAAWPATGWAKDYTFNYGNPATFAKPEHAKAAEFFTKMKFDNADQAVMLVEVKQKNRDLKEVVKEWKDANPGKWKNWIPK; encoded by the coding sequence ATGAAATTATCTAAAACAATTTCAGCCTTGATATTATCTTTTGTTCTTTTAGTTGGAGGTTTAACTCAAGCTAATGCTAAAAGATTGACTGCAGCTGTCGCTGACTGGACAGGTGGAGAGATTACATGTCAAGTTGCTGTAAGTATGTTAGAGGAAGAGCTAGGATACAAAGTCAAAAGAGTTGTATTCCCATCTGGAACAGGTTTATGGGAAGCAATTGCTGCTGGAGAAATTGACTTTGCATGCGAAAGTTGGCCAAGTTATGCTGAGGCTGACACAGTAATGATGAAAGGACCACTTATTTATGATGGTCAAACAATGTTTAATTACGAAGGTGATGGAAGTGTAAAACTTTTAGGTACAACAGGAATAATTGGACTTTCTGATTACTACATCCCGAGATATGCAGCTGAAAGTCTGGGAATTAAAACTTGGAAAGATTTAAATAAACATAAAGATAAATTTGCAACAATCGAAACTGGTGGCAAAGGAAGACTAATTGGTTGTCCTGTAGCTGGTTGGAACTGTCATGACCAAAAAAGATTAGATCTTTTAGGAATTGATTTCCAAGCTGATGAGCTTGGAACAGAAGCTGCTGCGATTGCAGAAGCAGTTGCTGCTTATGAAAGAAAAGAACCATTCTTATTATATCTTTGGGAGCCACATTGGTTTTTTGGAGCATACGACATGGTAGGTGTTCAACTTCCTGCTCATAAAACTTGTGACTCTTTTACAGAGGCGAACAACTGGAAAGATTGTGGAACTGCAGCATGGCCTGCAACTGGTTGGGCTAAAGACTACACGTTCAACTACGGTAACCCTGCTACATTTGCAAAACCAGAACACGCTAAAGCTGCTGAGTTCTTCACTAAAATGAAGTTCGATAATGCAGATCAAGCTGTAATGTTAGTTGAAGTAAAACAAAAGAACAGAGATCTTAAAGAAGTAGTTAAAGAATGGAAAGACGCTAATCCAGGTAAATGGAAAAACTGGATACCAAAATAA
- a CDS encoding aminomethyltransferase family protein, whose amino-acid sequence MGNLQEESDLNKTIKISARRFEESPYIERTDSPKMVRGVYAGRYFPISIGEDAIEKYWLLRQKALIFDVPEKPVEISGKDAIPFLEKILTRKISSIKEGRGYYSLACTPQGGIFMDGVIFKFSDNKFWYVQADGPFEDWLLAHSENFDVKISDPKSRVLQIQGPASIDIMKKASKGGIDESMPYFRSGFFNLGGQDLYVSRTGFTNELGFEIYSDGYKTDHLALWDHLIECGKPYGMELSSSRAMTIRRIEGGIFGNLTDIDTSMTPFEAGLGFFVNMDKGDFIGREALSKKNKGTCLFGVTCATDTPTSGSKVMEGDNIIGHITAGVPSPTLKLGIGYVRFYEPKEWPGKKLKLKLPNGKIHDCNVVKLPFFDHDKKIVKGLDRSIPKRT is encoded by the coding sequence TTGGGAAATCTACAAGAAGAATCTGATCTTAACAAAACTATTAAAATTAGTGCAAGAAGATTTGAAGAATCTCCTTACATTGAAAGAACAGATAGTCCTAAGATGGTTCGTGGAGTTTATGCAGGAAGATATTTTCCAATATCAATAGGAGAAGATGCGATTGAAAAATATTGGCTCCTAAGACAGAAAGCATTAATTTTTGATGTTCCAGAAAAACCAGTAGAGATATCAGGTAAGGATGCAATTCCTTTTTTAGAAAAAATATTAACAAGAAAAATTTCATCTATTAAAGAAGGTAGAGGTTATTACTCATTAGCCTGTACCCCGCAAGGTGGAATTTTTATGGATGGAGTTATTTTCAAATTTAGTGATAATAAATTTTGGTATGTACAAGCTGACGGTCCATTTGAAGATTGGTTATTAGCACACAGTGAAAATTTTGATGTGAAAATATCAGATCCAAAGTCAAGAGTTCTACAAATTCAAGGTCCTGCATCTATTGATATTATGAAAAAAGCATCAAAAGGAGGTATTGATGAAAGCATGCCTTATTTTAGATCAGGTTTTTTTAATCTTGGAGGGCAAGATCTATATGTTTCAAGAACTGGATTTACCAACGAACTAGGGTTTGAAATTTATTCTGATGGTTATAAAACAGATCACTTAGCTCTTTGGGATCATCTTATTGAATGTGGAAAACCTTATGGGATGGAGCTATCGTCCTCTCGTGCAATGACTATAAGAAGAATTGAAGGAGGAATATTTGGAAATTTAACTGATATAGATACATCAATGACACCCTTTGAAGCTGGTTTAGGTTTTTTTGTAAATATGGATAAAGGTGATTTTATTGGAAGAGAAGCGTTATCCAAAAAAAATAAAGGTACATGTTTATTTGGAGTTACTTGTGCAACTGATACTCCTACCTCAGGAAGTAAAGTTATGGAAGGTGATAATATTATAGGTCATATAACTGCGGGTGTCCCCTCACCTACGTTAAAACTTGGAATTGGATATGTAAGATTTTACGAACCTAAAGAATGGCCTGGTAAAAAGTTAAAGTTAAAATTACCTAATGGTAAAATTCATGACTGTAATGTAGTTAAATTACCATTTTTTGATCATGATAAAAAAATAGTTAAAGGCCTGGATAGATCTATTCCGAAGAGAACCTAA
- a CDS encoding molybdopterin guanine dinucleotide-containing S/N-oxide reductase produces MTKDKGLPLTSNHWGTYRAKVKNGKVEELVGWEHDKDPSPIAQGIVDVLDGPTRIDKPMVRKSWLERGPGANNNLRGVEPFIAVSWDKAEELVANEINRVKEKHGNSSIFGGSYGWASAGRFHHAQSQLHRFLNCVGGYTRSKFTYSFAAAEAMVPHILGSYRAYLDTCTSWESIKKNTEIFICFGGVPIKNGQISQGGTGHHYQKENLIESAKSGIEFINISPLKSDLINEVNGEWIAARPNTDTALMLGLAHTIYSEGLCDTDFLNKYTEGFDKFLPYLLGKNDGIEKSAEWASAICNISVSKIKEIATKISKKRSMISVSWSLTRQDHGEQPFWMAIMLASMIGQIGLPGGGFGFGYSATNFIGGQFKVLPGAAFPQAENEIENFIPVARISDLLLNPGKKFDFNGKSYVYPDTKIVYWAGGNPFHHHQDLNRLIKAWEKPDTIISNEWCWNTLAKRSDIVLPCTTPLERTDIMMTPRDPFVVSMDKIIEPYGQSKNDFEIFANIAKKMGIEEKFTEGKSQDDWQEWIYKQTFDRAAAANIEIPKYEKFREQKWFKINDPTEPTIMLKDFREDPKKNPLDTPSGKIEIFSKTVADFNYDDCPGHPVWFEPCEWLGKVNKKYPLHLISNQPKNKLHSQMDHGKYSKSFKINEREPLEINPLDANKRNLKNGDVVRMFNERGSCLAGIKITDDVMQGVVQMSTGAWYDPENPSQYGSMCKHGNPNVLTPDKGTSKLGQGPIAHSCLIEIEKYNDKVPKLTAFDPPTIIRSNAKTN; encoded by the coding sequence ATGACCAAAGATAAAGGTCTGCCTTTAACAAGTAACCATTGGGGTACTTATAGAGCTAAAGTTAAAAATGGTAAAGTTGAGGAACTTGTTGGTTGGGAGCATGATAAAGATCCATCACCTATCGCACAAGGAATAGTTGATGTTTTAGACGGACCAACACGTATCGATAAGCCAATGGTTAGAAAAAGTTGGCTTGAAAGAGGTCCAGGGGCAAACAATAATTTAAGAGGTGTTGAACCATTTATTGCAGTTAGTTGGGATAAAGCAGAGGAACTTGTAGCAAACGAAATTAATAGAGTAAAAGAAAAACATGGAAACTCCTCAATATTTGGCGGTTCATATGGTTGGGCCAGTGCAGGCAGATTTCATCATGCCCAAAGCCAATTACATAGATTTTTAAATTGTGTTGGTGGATATACTAGATCAAAATTTACATATAGTTTTGCTGCTGCAGAAGCAATGGTTCCACATATTCTTGGGAGTTATCGTGCTTATCTTGATACATGTACTAGTTGGGAGTCTATAAAAAAAAATACAGAAATTTTTATATGTTTTGGGGGAGTTCCAATAAAAAATGGACAAATCTCACAAGGTGGAACAGGTCATCACTATCAAAAAGAAAATTTGATTGAGTCTGCAAAATCAGGCATAGAGTTTATAAATATTAGTCCACTTAAATCTGATTTAATCAACGAGGTAAATGGTGAATGGATTGCAGCAAGACCAAATACAGATACTGCTTTAATGTTAGGACTGGCACACACAATTTACTCAGAAGGACTTTGCGATACTGATTTTTTAAATAAATATACGGAGGGCTTTGATAAATTTTTACCCTACCTTTTAGGAAAAAATGACGGTATTGAAAAAAGTGCCGAATGGGCTTCAGCAATTTGTAATATTTCAGTATCTAAAATTAAAGAGATAGCTACTAAAATTTCAAAAAAAAGAAGTATGATTTCAGTGAGCTGGTCTTTAACTAGACAAGATCACGGTGAACAACCTTTTTGGATGGCTATTATGCTTGCCTCTATGATTGGTCAAATAGGATTACCAGGAGGTGGGTTTGGTTTTGGTTATAGTGCTACAAATTTTATTGGTGGTCAATTCAAAGTTTTACCAGGAGCAGCATTTCCACAAGCAGAAAATGAAATAGAAAATTTTATACCAGTTGCAAGAATTAGTGATCTTTTGCTTAATCCAGGAAAAAAATTTGATTTTAATGGAAAGTCATATGTGTATCCTGATACCAAGATAGTTTACTGGGCAGGTGGAAATCCATTTCATCATCATCAAGATTTAAATAGACTAATAAAAGCTTGGGAAAAACCAGATACGATAATTTCAAACGAATGGTGTTGGAATACACTTGCAAAAAGATCTGATATTGTTTTACCTTGCACTACTCCGTTAGAGAGGACTGACATTATGATGACGCCTAGAGATCCATTTGTTGTATCTATGGATAAAATAATTGAACCATATGGGCAATCTAAAAATGATTTTGAAATATTTGCAAATATTGCAAAAAAAATGGGTATTGAGGAAAAATTTACTGAAGGAAAAAGCCAAGATGATTGGCAAGAATGGATTTATAAACAAACATTTGATAGGGCGGCAGCAGCAAATATTGAAATACCTAAATATGAAAAATTTAGAGAGCAAAAATGGTTTAAAATTAATGATCCAACAGAACCAACAATAATGTTGAAAGATTTCAGAGAAGATCCTAAAAAAAATCCACTTGATACACCTAGTGGTAAAATTGAAATATTTTCAAAAACCGTGGCTGATTTTAATTATGATGATTGTCCAGGACATCCTGTATGGTTTGAGCCTTGTGAATGGCTGGGCAAAGTAAATAAAAAATATCCTCTTCACTTAATATCAAATCAACCGAAAAATAAACTACACAGCCAAATGGATCACGGAAAATATAGTAAGTCATTCAAAATAAATGAAAGAGAGCCTCTGGAAATTAATCCTTTGGATGCAAACAAACGTAATTTAAAAAATGGAGATGTAGTTAGAATGTTTAATGAGAGAGGATCTTGCTTAGCTGGAATAAAAATCACTGATGATGTAATGCAAGGAGTGGTACAAATGAGTACTGGTGCATGGTATGATCCAGAAAATCCTAGCCAATATGGAAGTATGTGTAAGCACGGTAACCCAAATGTGTTAACGCCAGATAAAGGTACATCAAAACTTGGACAAGGTCCTATTGCACATTCTTGTCTTATTGAGATAGAAAAATATAACGATAAAGTCCCAAAATTAACTGCCTTTGATCCACCTACAATTATAAGATCTAACGCAAAAACAAATTAG